A region of Persephonella hydrogeniphila DNA encodes the following proteins:
- a CDS encoding polysaccharide deacetylase family protein has translation MKNNIFVIFYHKIIPRWGHSKAVSTFYFEMKILKKYFNVITLDDVYEYLTTDRQPDRPSVVISFDDGYLDNYVYAYPVLKKLGLKATIFPISSRILKKDIKRPTLEDYWNGKVSKSELHRPKTMAEANYEFLSKGESEDFLSVSELNSMKDVFDIQGHAKIHAKVFYSEEIIDFYDGKNGHWSNIYAYGNSNDFSSLEKPVLGYPLFPDRNNLSVRRGFLKKEVKDYIKSLDKSFFKKRNWKDILKKELEKNFSSFLNFETEEERKKRVENELIEAKKELESIIGQKVRYLSYPFGHYDDELVEISSHIYDASYTIEKDIIRKGQNLHKLPRIEIAKDFPAFISKIVKFSVR, from the coding sequence CATTCAAAGGCAGTATCTACATTTTATTTTGAGATGAAAATACTAAAAAAGTACTTCAATGTTATAACATTAGATGATGTTTATGAATATCTCACTACAGATAGACAGCCTGATAGACCTTCTGTAGTAATATCTTTTGATGACGGATACCTTGATAATTACGTGTATGCTTACCCAGTTTTGAAAAAATTAGGTCTGAAAGCAACGATATTTCCAATAAGCTCAAGAATACTGAAAAAAGATATCAAAAGACCTACATTAGAGGATTACTGGAATGGAAAAGTCTCAAAATCAGAGCTGCACAGACCAAAAACAATGGCAGAAGCAAACTACGAATTCCTTTCAAAAGGAGAGTCTGAAGATTTTCTATCTGTTTCGGAATTGAACAGCATGAAAGATGTTTTTGATATTCAGGGTCATGCAAAAATACATGCCAAAGTTTTTTATTCAGAAGAAATAATCGATTTTTATGATGGTAAAAATGGTCACTGGAGTAACATATACGCATATGGAAACTCAAATGATTTTTCTTCCCTTGAAAAACCTGTTTTAGGATATCCTCTTTTCCCAGATAGGAATAATCTCTCTGTAAGGAGAGGTTTCTTGAAGAAAGAAGTAAAAGATTACATAAAATCCCTTGATAAATCATTCTTCAAAAAAAGAAACTGGAAGGATATCCTGAAAAAAGAATTGGAGAAGAATTTTTCCAGTTTTCTGAATTTTGAGACAGAAGAAGAAAGGAAAAAAAGAGTAGAAAACGAGCTTATTGAGGCAAAAAAAGAGCTTGAGAGTATAATAGGTCAGAAAGTTAGATACCTATCTTATCCATTTGGTCATTACGATGATGAACTTGTGGAGATATCCTCCCACATCTACGATGCTTCATACACTATTGAAAAAGACATAATAAGAAAAGGTCAAAATCTACATAAACTTCCAAGAATAGAGATAGCAAAAGATTTCCCTGCCTTTATCAGCAAAATAGTAAAATTTTCTGTGAGATAA